In Gemmatimonadota bacterium, one genomic interval encodes:
- a CDS encoding efflux RND transporter permease subunit, protein MNYVLAWFARNNVAANLLMMTIIVGGLLMISRLKVEIFPEFETDLVIITVPYLGAAPAEVEEAVCVRVEEAIQDLDGIKKLSSTASEGVGRIQVEVDPDADARTLLQDLKSRVDAIDTFPAETEKPVIQEIIFRRQVIDVAVAGRLDEPSMKRLAEEIREDLLAQPEISNVTLASVRPYEISIEVSEAALRRYGLTFSEVVGAVRNSSLDLPGGSVKTPGGEILLRSKGQALVGSEFDRIVLRSRSDGTRLLLSHVARVVDGFAETDVSSRFDGKPAALVKVFRVGNENILDVSGAVHRYVAARQAELPDGVELITWQDQSRLLESRLDLMINNGQLGFMLVFLCLALFLRIRLAFWVALGIVICFLGTFWMMPLVGASINMLSLFAFIMVLGIVVDDAIIAGENIYAHQERGVEPATASRMGVQEIAKPITFAVLTTIVAFMPMFFVDGLMGKFFEVFPIVIILMLLFSLIESLLILPTHLRHGQPKKKEDPLPRTFLLIRPFYLVLFYADKWLYELQDNVARYLRRFVEGVYVPLLKKALSWRYLTLSIGVGAIILTTGLVAGGILRFVFFPTVENEFVSAHLTLAEGTPAEVTDRYIALIEDSAVLLQRQVGDEIARDDPGSDTEVIRNIMAAIGEQPNAARAQQNAGSIIGSARSSHIGEVVLGLSPSETRNISGEEIVNRWRELIGPIPDVVELSFTSSLFNAGEAINIELSSPDPEALLQATAELKSTVANYDGVMDVADDFRPGKQEIRLNVTPEGEALGITMAGLSRQVRQAFFGEEAQRIQRGRDDVRVMVRYPESERRSLGDMENMRIRTPAGIEVPFSLAARAEMGRGYSNIRRTDRKRVITITADVNDAVASSNDVLSDLTSSYLPSLMAKYPGLTYTLEGQQRNQQESIESLSFGFMVALLVIYGLLAIPFKSYVQPMIIMSVIPFGIVGAVLGHLIMGFAISLLSLFGIVALSGVVVNNSLVLVDFINRGRERAGPDADLHEIIRNAGVARFRPVLLTSLTTFAGLIPILMERSLQAQFLIPMAISLGFGVLFATAITLVLVPICYYILEDGLAVLSTVRKRLSGQVLEPGEAAESPAS, encoded by the coding sequence TCACGGTCCCCTACCTGGGCGCGGCGCCGGCCGAAGTGGAAGAAGCGGTATGCGTCCGGGTGGAAGAAGCTATTCAGGACCTGGACGGCATCAAGAAGCTGAGTTCCACCGCGTCGGAAGGGGTCGGCAGGATCCAGGTCGAGGTGGACCCTGACGCCGACGCACGGACGTTGCTGCAGGATCTGAAGTCCCGCGTGGACGCCATCGACACCTTCCCGGCGGAAACGGAAAAACCTGTGATCCAGGAGATCATCTTCCGGCGCCAGGTTATCGACGTCGCCGTGGCCGGGAGGCTGGACGAGCCGTCCATGAAACGGCTGGCCGAAGAGATCCGGGAAGACCTGCTGGCCCAGCCGGAGATCAGCAATGTGACCCTGGCGAGCGTCCGGCCGTACGAGATATCGATCGAGGTTTCCGAGGCCGCGCTCCGCCGCTACGGGCTGACTTTCTCCGAGGTCGTCGGCGCCGTGCGGAATTCCTCGCTCGACCTGCCTGGCGGATCGGTGAAGACCCCTGGCGGCGAAATCCTGCTCCGATCGAAGGGACAGGCCCTGGTCGGATCCGAATTCGACCGGATCGTGCTGCGGTCCCGCTCCGACGGTACGCGGCTACTCCTCAGCCACGTGGCCCGGGTCGTCGACGGATTCGCGGAAACGGACGTCTCTTCCCGGTTCGACGGAAAACCGGCCGCCCTGGTGAAGGTCTTCCGCGTGGGCAATGAGAATATCCTCGACGTCTCCGGCGCCGTGCATCGATACGTGGCTGCCAGGCAGGCGGAACTGCCGGACGGCGTCGAACTGATCACCTGGCAGGACCAGTCCCGGCTCCTCGAAAGCCGGCTCGACCTGATGATCAACAACGGCCAGCTGGGTTTTATGCTCGTATTCCTCTGCCTGGCCCTGTTCCTGCGCATCCGGCTGGCGTTCTGGGTCGCCCTGGGTATCGTCATCTGCTTTCTCGGCACTTTCTGGATGATGCCGCTGGTGGGCGCTTCCATCAACATGCTCTCGCTATTCGCCTTCATCATGGTGCTCGGCATCGTGGTGGACGACGCCATCATCGCCGGAGAGAACATCTACGCGCACCAGGAAAGGGGAGTGGAACCCGCGACGGCTTCGCGGATGGGTGTCCAGGAGATCGCCAAGCCCATTACCTTCGCGGTACTGACGACGATCGTCGCCTTTATGCCCATGTTCTTCGTGGATGGGCTCATGGGGAAATTCTTCGAGGTTTTTCCCATCGTGATCATCCTCATGCTGCTTTTCTCCCTGATCGAATCCCTGCTCATACTGCCCACCCACCTGCGCCACGGCCAGCCGAAGAAGAAGGAAGATCCGCTGCCCCGAACGTTCCTGCTGATCAGGCCCTTCTACCTCGTGCTCTTCTACGCCGACAAGTGGCTGTACGAACTGCAGGACAACGTGGCCCGGTATCTCCGGCGATTCGTGGAAGGCGTCTACGTCCCTCTACTTAAAAAAGCCCTCTCCTGGCGGTACCTCACCCTGTCCATCGGCGTCGGCGCGATCATCCTCACCACCGGACTCGTGGCCGGCGGCATCCTCCGCTTCGTGTTTTTCCCGACCGTGGAGAACGAATTCGTCTCGGCGCACCTTACCCTGGCCGAGGGCACGCCCGCCGAGGTCACCGACCGGTATATCGCGCTGATCGAAGACAGCGCCGTACTGCTGCAGAGACAGGTCGGCGACGAAATCGCCCGCGACGACCCCGGGAGCGATACCGAGGTCATACGGAACATCATGGCGGCCATCGGCGAACAGCCGAACGCCGCCCGGGCGCAGCAGAACGCGGGGAGCATCATCGGGTCCGCCCGGTCCTCCCACATCGGTGAAGTCGTGCTGGGCCTTTCCCCTTCGGAGACCCGGAACATCAGCGGCGAGGAAATCGTGAACCGCTGGCGGGAGCTCATCGGTCCGATACCGGACGTCGTGGAGCTCTCGTTCACCTCCTCCCTCTTCAACGCGGGCGAGGCGATCAACATCGAACTGTCCAGCCCCGATCCCGAAGCGCTGCTGCAGGCGACCGCCGAATTGAAAAGTACGGTGGCGAACTACGACGGCGTCATGGACGTGGCGGACGATTTCAGGCCGGGCAAGCAGGAGATCAGACTGAACGTAACCCCCGAAGGCGAGGCCCTCGGCATCACCATGGCGGGGCTTTCCCGGCAGGTCCGGCAGGCCTTCTTCGGTGAAGAAGCCCAGCGGATCCAACGGGGCCGGGACGACGTCCGCGTGATGGTGCGTTATCCCGAATCGGAAAGGCGGTCCCTGGGCGACATGGAGAACATGCGCATCCGGACGCCGGCCGGCATCGAAGTACCCTTCTCTCTCGCGGCGCGCGCGGAAATGGGAAGAGGTTATTCCAATATTCGTCGGACGGACCGGAAACGCGTCATCACCATCACCGCCGACGTGAACGACGCCGTCGCCAGTTCCAATGACGTGCTCAGCGACCTCACGTCCTCGTACCTGCCGTCGCTGATGGCTAAGTACCCGGGCCTGACCTACACGCTGGAGGGACAGCAGCGCAACCAGCAGGAGTCCATCGAAAGCCTGAGCTTCGGGTTCATGGTCGCCCTGCTCGTGATCTACGGACTGCTGGCCATCCCCTTCAAGTCCTACGTGCAGCCCATGATCATCATGAGCGTCATCCCCTTCGGCATCGTGGGGGCGGTCCTGGGCCATCTGATCATGGGATTCGCGATTTCGCTGCTCTCCCTCTTCGGCATCGTCGCGCTGTCCGGCGTCGTAGTGAACAACAGCCTGGTGCTGGTGGACTTCATCAACCGCGGGCGCGAACGTGCGGGACCCGACGCGGACCTGCACGAGATCATCCGGAACGCGGGGGTCGCCCGGTTCCGGCCCGTACTGCTGACCTCGCTCACAACCTTCGCCGGACTGATTCCGATCCTGATGGAGAGGAGCCTTCAGGCGCAGTTCCTCATCCCAATGGCCATATCCCTCGGATTCGGCGTGCTGTTCGCGACCGCCATCACGCTGGTCCTGGTTCCTATCTGCTACTACATCCTCGAAGACGGACTCGCCGTCCTGTCCACCGTCCGGAAACGGCTGAGCGGACAGGTCCTGGAACCGGGCGAAGCGGCCGAATCACCGGCTTCCTGA